The following are from one region of the Paenibacillus protaetiae genome:
- a CDS encoding chemotaxis protein CheA yields MDMNAYLSMFIDESNDHLQALNENLLQLEGNPEDISIVQTIFRSAHTLKGMSATMGFEDLASLTHEMENVLDLVRNSKLKMDDFIFDTLFKGLDALEAMVQDIVNGGTGKADVQTIVTALVSIVKGDYAKGGQAPQPAAAASVQPAAAAAASASYMLDEFQASILEQSIQSGHQVYHVVVTVREDCMLKAARAYMVFDLIEQNGEIVKSDPSVQDLEQGSFEQAFSIFTICNLAADELQKRISDISEIEQVQVTSLDLESLKLMTAKQQQTAAAGSQAPVQTEQAAAAGAAREEAARQVAAGRNQAAAGGAAAVSKTIRVDIERLDTLMNLFSELLIDRGRLEQLASEVKRSELTETVEHMSRVSNDLQNIVLKLRMVPVESVFNRFPRMVRDLAKSLDKKIDLIITGADTELDRTVIDEIGDPLVHLLRNSVDHGVETVDKRLAAGKPETGTVHLRAYHSGNHVFIEVEDDGGGINRERVLQKALANKVVSEDQAKKMSADEINMLIFAPGFSTAEVISDISGRGVGLDVVKSKITSLGGNVSIESEYGKGTKFSVQLPLTLSIITAMLIKLGSEKYAIPLSSIVETGIIRQENVLNVHGSKMVEFRNTVIPLVSLSRVLDALDFNETEEDETEIIVIRKGEKLAAVMVDQFIGQKEIVLKSMGNYLKNVDKISGATILGDGQVALIIDPSSLIK; encoded by the coding sequence ATGGACATGAACGCATATCTGTCGATGTTTATCGATGAATCCAATGATCATTTGCAGGCGCTGAACGAAAACCTGCTGCAGCTGGAGGGCAATCCGGAGGATATTAGCATTGTACAGACGATTTTCCGGTCAGCCCATACGTTAAAAGGGATGTCTGCCACGATGGGGTTTGAGGATCTGGCATCGCTTACGCATGAAATGGAAAATGTGCTTGATTTGGTACGCAACAGCAAGTTAAAAATGGACGATTTTATTTTCGACACGTTATTTAAAGGACTGGATGCCCTAGAGGCGATGGTTCAAGATATCGTCAACGGCGGCACCGGCAAAGCGGATGTGCAAACCATTGTAACAGCGCTTGTCTCTATCGTAAAAGGGGACTATGCCAAAGGAGGACAAGCTCCGCAGCCTGCTGCTGCGGCCTCAGTCCAACCAGCCGCTGCAGCAGCGGCTTCGGCTTCCTATATGCTGGACGAATTCCAAGCTTCGATTTTGGAACAGTCGATTCAAAGCGGGCATCAAGTCTACCATGTCGTTGTCACCGTCCGTGAAGATTGCATGCTGAAAGCGGCCAGAGCGTATATGGTGTTCGATCTGATTGAACAAAACGGTGAAATTGTCAAATCGGATCCTTCCGTGCAGGATTTGGAGCAGGGCAGCTTCGAGCAGGCATTTTCGATCTTTACGATATGCAATTTGGCAGCGGACGAGCTGCAAAAGCGGATTTCGGATATTTCGGAAATCGAGCAGGTACAGGTGACCTCGCTTGATCTGGAATCGTTAAAGCTGATGACGGCTAAACAGCAGCAGACGGCTGCCGCAGGATCGCAAGCACCTGTCCAAACGGAACAAGCCGCCGCCGCAGGAGCTGCGCGGGAGGAAGCGGCGCGCCAAGTGGCTGCCGGACGGAATCAGGCTGCAGCGGGCGGGGCTGCAGCAGTATCCAAAACGATCCGCGTGGATATTGAACGGCTGGACACGCTTATGAACCTGTTCAGCGAGCTGCTCATTGACAGGGGCCGCTTGGAACAATTGGCAAGTGAAGTGAAACGGTCGGAATTGACGGAAACCGTTGAGCATATGTCACGGGTCAGCAACGACCTTCAAAATATTGTGCTGAAGCTTCGCATGGTGCCGGTAGAGTCGGTATTTAACCGGTTCCCGCGCATGGTGCGCGACCTTGCGAAATCGCTTGATAAAAAAATCGATCTGATCATTACGGGGGCTGATACAGAGCTTGACCGTACTGTAATTGATGAAATCGGCGATCCGCTGGTCCACTTGCTGCGCAATTCCGTCGACCACGGCGTTGAAACCGTCGATAAGCGGCTGGCCGCAGGCAAGCCGGAAACCGGTACGGTTCATCTTCGCGCCTACCACAGCGGCAACCATGTCTTTATTGAGGTGGAAGACGACGGCGGCGGCATCAATCGCGAGAGGGTGCTGCAAAAGGCGCTCGCGAACAAGGTCGTATCCGAAGATCAAGCCAAAAAAATGAGCGCCGACGAAATCAATATGCTGATCTTTGCTCCTGGCTTCAGCACGGCAGAAGTCATTTCGGATATTTCCGGACGCGGCGTCGGCCTTGATGTAGTCAAATCGAAGATCACTTCGCTGGGCGGCAATGTCTCGATTGAATCGGAATACGGCAAAGGAACCAAATTCTCCGTACAGCTGCCGCTTACGCTTTCGATCATTACCGCTATGCTGATCAAGCTGGGCTCGGAGAAATATGCGATTCCGCTTTCATCCATCGTGGAAACCGGCATTATCCGCCAGGAAAATGTATTGAATGTGCACGGTTCCAAAATGGTAGAGTTCCGTAACACGGTTATTCCGCTAGTTTCGTTAAGCCGTGTGCTGGATGCGCTGGACTTTAACGAAACCGAAGAAGACGAAACGGAAATTATCGTGATCCGCAAAGGGGAGAAGCTGGCTGCCGTAATGGTCGACCAGTTTATCGGCCAGAAAGAAATTGTATTGAAATCTATGGGCAATTATTTGAAAAATGTCGATAAAATTTCCGGCGCAACCATTCTTGGCGACGGTCAGGTAGCTCTTATTATTGATCCAAGCTCGCTTATCAAATAG
- a CDS encoding chemotaxis protein CheW has translation MAEEVKVIVFALADEEYGIEVDKVRTIERMMPITRVPKTPAFVKGVINLRGIVVPVIDLRGRFQLQETEPTDNSRIIVVAVNEMEVGFIVDSANDVIDIDTDTIDSPPEVVGGIKAKYLHGIAKIGDNRLLIMLNLSEVLNRNEIIQLEQLEV, from the coding sequence ATGGCGGAAGAGGTAAAAGTTATCGTATTTGCGCTGGCAGACGAAGAGTATGGCATTGAAGTGGACAAGGTTCGCACCATTGAAAGAATGATGCCGATTACGCGCGTTCCGAAAACACCGGCTTTTGTAAAAGGAGTAATCAATCTTCGCGGCATTGTGGTCCCGGTCATTGATCTTCGCGGCCGTTTTCAGCTGCAAGAGACGGAACCGACGGATAACTCCCGCATTATTGTAGTTGCCGTTAACGAAATGGAAGTTGGTTTTATCGTAGATTCGGCCAACGACGTTATTGATATTGATACGGATACGATTGATTCTCCGCCGGAAGTCGTGGGCGGCATTAAAGCGAAATATTTGCACGGCATAGCCAAAATCGGCGATAACCGGCTGCTTATTATGCTGAATTTGTCCGAAGTATTAAACCGGAATGAAATTATTCAGCTTGAGCAGCTTGAGGTATAA
- a CDS encoding chemotaxis protein CheC, which produces MSVFSRFEAFEFDVLREVGNIGAGHAATALSHLLNKPVDMSVPRASLLAFERIADYVGGPEQVVTAIYLRVEGDAPGNLFFIIDEHSANRMLCQLLGMEPVQGAFSELELSALCEVGNILAGSYLSSLADLTRLNMMPTVPSITMDMAGAILSYGVMLYGEMGDSALLIETSFLEGGESLDGHFFFIPDPESFTQIFEALGVPVS; this is translated from the coding sequence GTGAGTGTATTTAGCCGTTTCGAAGCTTTTGAATTTGATGTGCTCCGAGAAGTGGGGAATATCGGGGCCGGCCATGCGGCGACGGCATTGTCGCACCTGCTGAATAAACCGGTTGATATGTCGGTGCCGCGCGCAAGCTTGCTGGCGTTCGAACGTATCGCGGATTATGTAGGCGGCCCCGAGCAGGTCGTTACCGCCATTTATTTGCGGGTGGAAGGCGATGCTCCCGGCAACCTGTTTTTCATTATCGACGAGCATTCCGCTAACCGGATGCTGTGCCAGCTGCTTGGAATGGAACCGGTTCAGGGAGCTTTTTCAGAGCTGGAGCTTTCGGCGCTATGCGAAGTAGGCAATATTTTGGCCGGCTCTTACCTATCATCGCTGGCAGATTTGACCCGGCTGAATATGATGCCGACAGTCCCTTCCATCACGATGGACATGGCCGGAGCGATCCTCAGCTACGGCGTCATGCTTTACGGGGAAATGGGCGATTCCGCTTTGCTGATCGAAACGTCATTTTTGGAAGGCGGAGAATCGCTCGACGGACATTTTTTCTTTATTCCCGATCCGGAATCATTTACTCAAATATTTGAGGCGCTGGGAGTGCCCGTATCATGA
- a CDS encoding chemotaxis protein CheD: MMMQQHLVKVGMADLNIAWEGAILRTTGLGSCVGLTLYDPVKKIAGMAHIMLPSSDIARETAFNKAKYADTALPELIERMKEAGACPSRLQAKMAGGAQMFAFAGQADAMRIGLRNAESCSRMLEAWSIPVVGQDTGGNYGRTIEIDSSNGVLAIRSVPFGTKEI, translated from the coding sequence ATCATGATGCAGCAGCATTTGGTCAAAGTTGGAATGGCAGATTTGAATATTGCTTGGGAAGGCGCCATCTTGCGGACAACGGGGCTTGGCTCATGCGTAGGACTTACATTATATGATCCCGTCAAAAAGATTGCCGGTATGGCCCACATCATGCTGCCATCTTCAGACATTGCCAGAGAAACTGCTTTCAATAAAGCCAAATATGCGGATACCGCATTGCCGGAACTGATTGAGCGGATGAAGGAAGCGGGAGCTTGCCCGTCAAGGCTGCAGGCCAAAATGGCTGGCGGCGCGCAAATGTTTGCGTTCGCCGGCCAAGCGGATGCGATGCGGATCGGATTACGCAATGCGGAGTCGTGCAGCCGGATGCTTGAAGCGTGGTCCATTCCTGTCGTCGGGCAGGATACTGGCGGCAACTACGGCAGAACGATTGAAATTGACAGCAGCAACGGTGTGCTAGCCATTCGCAGCGTGCCGTTCGGGACAAAGGAGATTTAA
- a CDS encoding FliA/WhiG family RNA polymerase sigma factor: MPQTTMQLWQAWKDERDVEAKKQLIEQYLPLVDYVTNRMAIGLPKTVSKDDLSSNGVMGLIDAIEKFDYCRGNQFETYASWRIRGAIIDGLRQGDWVPRSVREKAKKVEEAYQVLEQKYMRSVTDSEISSYLNISEKDFTTMLQEIAVTTICSLEDPIREEESETRLSLLVDEKAKNPDYKVHEFYLKESLVQGIKKLTEKERIVISLFYYEELSLSEIADVMSLSPSRISQLHSKAILRLRGALAKHKDQLLQH; the protein is encoded by the coding sequence ATGCCGCAGACCACCATGCAATTGTGGCAGGCATGGAAGGACGAAAGGGATGTTGAAGCGAAGAAGCAGCTCATTGAACAATATTTGCCGCTTGTTGATTATGTCACAAACCGGATGGCAATCGGCCTCCCTAAAACCGTTTCGAAAGATGATTTGAGCAGCAACGGCGTAATGGGGTTAATCGACGCCATAGAAAAATTCGACTATTGCAGAGGCAACCAATTCGAAACCTATGCTTCATGGCGGATCCGCGGAGCGATTATTGACGGGTTAAGACAAGGCGACTGGGTGCCGCGCTCCGTAAGGGAAAAGGCGAAAAAAGTAGAAGAAGCGTATCAGGTGCTGGAGCAAAAATATATGCGGTCCGTCACGGATTCCGAAATTAGCAGCTATTTGAATATAAGCGAAAAAGATTTTACAACAATGCTGCAGGAAATCGCCGTCACTACGATATGTTCGCTGGAAGATCCGATCCGGGAGGAAGAATCCGAGACTAGATTGTCTCTTCTTGTAGATGAAAAGGCCAAAAATCCGGATTACAAGGTCCACGAGTTTTATTTGAAGGAATCGCTTGTGCAGGGCATTAAAAAATTGACAGAGAAGGAACGGATCGTGATCTCTTTGTTCTATTACGAAGAGCTGTCGCTGAGCGAAATCGCCGATGTCATGTCGCTGTCGCCGTCACGAATCTCGCAGCTTCATTCGAAAGCTATTTTGCGCTTGCGCGGAGCTTTAGCTAAACATAAAGACCAACTTTTGCAGCATTAG
- a CDS encoding DUF6115 domain-containing protein, translated as MWQYIALLGAVIAIAALIMPRNKNETAVSAKPLQKMELAFEQFMENMELDIEEMSSLAAEAHRQTNERLDAQHRKIVELEQQLAELRLSSPAADCPPAASTTGSAPAWAEGTAQGAGVIAAAAEAAAAASVAVSAASGAGDTAPDVDEQPSPSAAETHADASASGTIQARYEQLIQLYKEGKSIEAIAKRLQMNKGEVQLILQLAKQEAAAHA; from the coding sequence ATGTGGCAATACATTGCTTTGCTGGGAGCAGTTATCGCAATTGCGGCACTCATTATGCCGCGGAACAAGAATGAAACGGCCGTTTCGGCCAAACCGCTGCAAAAAATGGAGCTTGCCTTCGAGCAGTTCATGGAGAATATGGAGCTCGATATTGAAGAAATGAGCAGCCTGGCTGCTGAAGCGCATCGGCAGACGAATGAAAGGCTGGATGCGCAGCACCGCAAAATCGTCGAGCTGGAGCAGCAGCTGGCGGAACTTCGCTTGTCTTCTCCGGCGGCTGACTGTCCGCCCGCGGCCAGCACAACAGGCTCTGCGCCTGCATGGGCTGAGGGTACTGCGCAAGGCGCGGGCGTGATTGCCGCAGCTGCAGAAGCTGCCGCTGCGGCTTCCGTGGCCGTTTCAGCTGCAAGCGGAGCTGGCGACACGGCTCCGGACGTTGATGAGCAGCCAAGTCCGTCCGCTGCGGAGACGCATGCTGATGCTTCTGCAAGCGGTACGATTCAAGCGCGGTATGAACAGCTGATTCAGCTTTATAAGGAAGGCAAATCGATCGAAGCGATTGCCAAACGGCTGCAGATGAACAAAGGGGAAGTGCAGCTGATTTTGCAGCTGGCCAAGCAGGAGGCGGCCGCCCATGCTTAG
- the rpsB gene encoding 30S ribosomal protein S2 produces the protein MAVISMKQLLEAGVHFGHQTRRWNPKMDRYIFTERNGIYIIDLQKTVKKVEEAYNFVRSVAAEGGTVLFVGTKKQAQDSVKEEAERCGNFYINQRWLGGTLTNFQTIQKRIDRLRQIETWEEDGTFEVLPKKEVIILRKEKDRLEKFLGGIKGMKGLPSALFIIDPRKERIAVAEARKLGIPIVGIVDTNCDPDEIDYVIPGNDDAIRAVKLLTSKMADAIVEANQGEQTTA, from the coding sequence ATGGCGGTTATTTCCATGAAACAGCTTCTCGAAGCTGGGGTACACTTCGGTCACCAGACTCGTCGCTGGAACCCTAAGATGGATCGTTATATCTTCACAGAAAGAAACGGAATTTACATCATCGATTTGCAAAAAACGGTTAAAAAAGTGGAAGAAGCTTATAACTTCGTTCGCTCCGTTGCAGCGGAAGGCGGCACTGTTCTTTTCGTAGGTACGAAAAAACAAGCGCAAGACTCCGTTAAAGAAGAAGCGGAACGTTGCGGCAATTTCTACATCAACCAACGTTGGCTCGGCGGCACGCTGACTAACTTCCAAACGATTCAAAAACGTATTGATCGTCTGCGTCAAATCGAAACTTGGGAAGAAGACGGCACGTTCGAAGTTTTGCCGAAGAAAGAAGTTATCATTCTTCGCAAAGAGAAAGATCGTCTCGAGAAATTCCTCGGCGGCATCAAAGGCATGAAAGGCCTGCCTAGCGCGCTGTTCATCATCGATCCTCGCAAAGAGCGTATCGCTGTTGCGGAAGCTCGCAAGCTTGGTATCCCAATCGTAGGTATCGTTGATACGAACTGCGATCCGGACGAAATCGATTATGTAATCCCAGGCAACGACGACGCTATCCGCGCTGTTAAATTGCTGACTTCCAAAATGGCTGATGCCATTGTTGAAGCAAACCAAGGCGAACAAACGACTGCATAA
- the tsf gene encoding translation elongation factor Ts, translating into MAVSASAVKELRERTGAGMLDCKKALEETNGDITKAIEFLREKGLSAAANKAGRIATEGVIESYIHAGGRIGVLVEINCETDFVAKTDQFKSFAKDIAMQIAAASPKYVRREEVPAEELDKEREILKAQALNEGKPANIVEKMVEGRLAKYYEEYCLLEQQFVKDPDKKISALLNEKISSIGENISIRRFVRYELGEGLEKKQDNFVEEVMAQAKL; encoded by the coding sequence ATGGCAGTTAGCGCTAGCGCAGTAAAAGAACTTCGTGAAAGAACAGGAGCAGGAATGCTCGATTGCAAAAAAGCACTGGAAGAAACAAACGGCGACATCACGAAAGCAATTGAATTCCTTCGTGAAAAAGGTCTGTCCGCAGCAGCAAACAAAGCCGGCCGTATCGCTACGGAAGGCGTAATCGAGTCCTACATCCATGCAGGCGGCCGTATCGGCGTTCTGGTTGAAATCAACTGCGAAACCGACTTCGTTGCTAAAACCGATCAATTCAAATCTTTTGCTAAAGACATCGCTATGCAAATCGCGGCAGCAAGCCCTAAATATGTTCGCCGTGAAGAAGTTCCTGCTGAAGAGCTGGACAAAGAACGCGAAATCTTGAAAGCACAAGCATTGAACGAAGGCAAACCTGCCAACATCGTTGAAAAAATGGTTGAAGGCCGTCTGGCTAAATACTATGAAGAATATTGCCTGCTTGAGCAACAATTCGTAAAAGATCCGGACAAAAAAATCTCGGCTCTTCTGAACGAAAAAATCAGCTCGATCGGCGAAAACATTTCGATCCGTCGTTTTGTTCGTTATGAACTGGGCGAAGGTCTCGAGAAGAAACAAGATAACTTCGTTGAAGAAGTTATGGCACAAGCTAAGCTGTAA
- the pyrH gene encoding UMP kinase, protein MERPVYKRIVLKVSGESLSGNAGYGIEASMISSIAEQVKEVVALGVEVAIVVGGGNIWRGIAGTAKGIDRATADYMGMLATVMNSLALQDALEQIEVPTRVQTSIAMQQIAEPYIRRRAIRHLEKGRVVIFAAGTGNPFFSTDTTAALRAAEIEAEVILMAKNKVDGVYSADPFKDSSAVKFEELTYLDVLNKNLGVMDSTASSLCMDNNIPLVVFSITEQGNIKRVVLGEKIGTIVKGSAK, encoded by the coding sequence TTGGAGAGGCCAGTTTATAAACGCATTGTACTTAAAGTGAGCGGTGAATCCCTTTCGGGTAACGCAGGTTACGGCATTGAAGCTTCGATGATTTCTTCGATCGCGGAACAAGTGAAGGAAGTTGTTGCACTTGGCGTTGAAGTGGCAATCGTCGTTGGCGGAGGCAACATCTGGCGCGGTATTGCAGGTACAGCAAAAGGCATCGATCGGGCTACCGCCGATTACATGGGCATGCTGGCAACGGTTATGAACTCGCTGGCGCTGCAGGATGCGCTGGAGCAGATTGAAGTTCCGACCCGCGTCCAAACGTCGATCGCCATGCAGCAAATCGCAGAGCCTTACATTCGCCGCCGCGCGATTCGCCATCTGGAAAAAGGCCGCGTCGTTATTTTTGCAGCCGGCACAGGCAATCCGTTTTTCTCCACGGATACAACCGCCGCGCTTCGTGCAGCAGAAATCGAAGCGGAAGTTATACTTATGGCCAAGAACAAAGTGGACGGCGTTTATTCCGCCGATCCGTTTAAAGATAGCAGCGCTGTGAAGTTTGAAGAGCTGACTTATTTGGATGTCCTGAACAAAAACTTGGGCGTTATGGACTCTACCGCGTCTTCGTTGTGCATGGACAACAACATTCCGCTTGTGGTGTTCTCCATTACGGAACAGGGCAACATTAAACGTGTAGTGCTTGGTGAAAAAATCGGAACGATCGTGAAAGGAAGTGCGAAGTAG
- the frr gene encoding ribosome recycling factor — MPQAVKKNAEERMDKAIAALKRELATLRAGRATPALLDRVQAEYYGAVTPLNQLANINTPDSRTLMIQPWDKSSIGAIEKAILKSDLGLTPSNDGSAIRISIPPLTEERRQELVKLTKKFGEEAKVAIRNIRRDANDDIKKLEKESISEDESRRHQEDIQKVTDRFIAEVEKVLSAKEKEIMEV; from the coding sequence GTGCCACAAGCTGTGAAGAAAAACGCTGAAGAACGGATGGACAAAGCTATTGCAGCTTTGAAACGCGAGCTTGCAACGCTGCGTGCAGGACGCGCGACACCAGCTCTGCTGGACCGTGTTCAAGCTGAATACTATGGCGCCGTTACACCGCTTAACCAACTTGCGAATATCAATACGCCGGACTCCCGTACGCTCATGATTCAGCCGTGGGATAAATCGTCTATTGGTGCTATCGAGAAAGCGATTCTCAAGTCGGATTTGGGGCTTACCCCGTCCAATGACGGTTCCGCGATCCGTATTTCGATTCCTCCGCTGACAGAGGAGCGCCGCCAGGAGCTTGTTAAGCTGACGAAGAAATTTGGCGAAGAAGCGAAAGTAGCTATCCGGAACATTCGCCGCGATGCGAATGACGATATTAAAAAGCTGGAAAAAGAATCGATTTCGGAAGATGAATCGCGCCGCCACCAGGAAGATATCCAGAAGGTTACGGACCGTTTTATTGCAGAAGTTGAAAAAGTATTGAGCGCTAAAGAAAAAGAAATTATGGAAGTCTAA